The Parashewanella tropica genome window below encodes:
- a CDS encoding type II secretion system protein has protein sequence MYKKNSGFTLIELVIVIVILGILAVTAAPKFINFSDDAYKAKNQGFFGAFSSAIKMAEAKARVSGIPPHGRLTIGGTKLKFYNYWPECKAGHNIHCSDDNEPEDGKLSALECNQVWDALMQEPNTEYNVRGDGASDNDWTCWFRLKDEPSIGFNYRATERLLELVDPST, from the coding sequence ATGTATAAGAAAAATTCAGGTTTTACTCTTATTGAGTTGGTCATTGTCATCGTCATTCTAGGTATTCTAGCCGTTACCGCAGCACCCAAGTTTATCAACTTTAGCGATGATGCTTATAAAGCAAAAAACCAAGGTTTTTTTGGTGCTTTTTCTAGCGCGATAAAAATGGCGGAGGCTAAAGCTAGAGTTTCAGGTATTCCTCCACACGGAAGGCTCACCATAGGCGGCACTAAGCTTAAGTTTTATAATTATTGGCCAGAATGCAAAGCTGGGCATAATATTCACTGCAGTGACGACAATGAACCTGAGGATGGTAAGTTAAGTGCACTTGAATGTAATCAAGTGTGGGATGCATTAATGCAAGAGCCAAACACAGAATATAATGTACGAGGCGATGGTGCCAGCGATAATGACTGGACTTGCTGGTTTAGATTAAAGGACGAACCAAGTATTGGCTTTAACTATCGTGCAACCGAACGTCTTTTAGAATTAGTAGATCCAAGCACTTAG
- a CDS encoding TonB-dependent receptor, giving the protein MLPFRLSLLAAACSSVLVFPSVQAETVDSEQADKDIERVTVYGRQNKVVMDSGLATKSNMSLMETPAAVVVVDQQLLNSQGLDDLQSALRNISGVIQSGNNYGIGDNIVVRGLGANYTYDGMYGGAGLGNSFNPTRSLTNVEAIEVLKGPATGLYGMGSAGGVINLIEKKPQFVEHKEMKLEIGQWNTKSLYLDSTGGITDEVAYRFVGKTSRSDGFRGLQNDRDEVYGSIKFVPSTTQDIMLSAAFIEDALAVDSIGDPIRSFDSRLVGGKKASEVTWEDLVNDPSGNGTQLTVEQRKQLAASLRAGDGETPFRLGGNGLISPLSKANKGKELRFKLTHNYHFTDNLFLNQQLQYRDYKTGFTRQTGAYNYVYMQRSPARGAKPIIHESERAPLVIDGKLHPFAARRQEYRRVNADEKSWQYFADLRYDFEIGDMNNELLVNANYEDREIDLKQESIWDKDYTIKNKDKEVIYRGSLPYILDIRNPNWPTKSFDDYNPLLTSNYLKSVKAWGVGVQHVGYWTDQITTRVGVAFNEIEQAYKHRGVDPKRGDAAPKPEADSKDNGITYNLGITYMPIENISIFVNHAKGRTAYSVLGSIGLNDQKREDSESISNDLGFRFKGFDDQLLASLVFFKTARTNIQYNNRKYKNEQETPGIPQFFFDKEEKTKGVELDVNALLNEQWKFNVNALYQDAYEAAVKGQESGKKKGVPRATASTWVTYTNTMFGLSNPLSLSAGVKYMDKRTTGSKWFGVPNGYVPAYTVVDTAASYQVQNWTFKLNLNNLFNKYYYKKALFQGGLPGEERNVKLTVSYKL; this is encoded by the coding sequence ATGTTGCCGTTTCGCCTTTCACTGCTTGCTGCTGCATGTAGTAGTGTTTTAGTCTTCCCTAGCGTTCAAGCTGAAACTGTTGATTCAGAACAAGCCGATAAAGATATTGAGCGTGTTACTGTTTATGGTCGCCAGAACAAAGTTGTAATGGACTCTGGTCTAGCGACTAAATCAAACATGTCATTAATGGAAACACCTGCTGCTGTAGTCGTTGTTGATCAACAGCTACTGAACTCTCAAGGTCTGGACGACTTACAAAGTGCATTACGCAACATCAGTGGTGTTATCCAATCAGGTAACAACTATGGTATCGGTGACAACATTGTAGTACGTGGCTTAGGCGCAAACTACACCTATGATGGTATGTATGGTGGTGCTGGTTTAGGGAACAGCTTTAACCCTACTCGCTCATTAACCAACGTCGAAGCTATCGAAGTTTTAAAAGGCCCTGCTACTGGTCTTTACGGTATGGGCAGTGCTGGTGGTGTTATCAACTTAATTGAGAAAAAACCTCAATTCGTTGAACACAAAGAAATGAAGCTTGAAATTGGGCAATGGAATACCAAAAGTCTTTATTTAGACAGCACTGGTGGTATTACTGATGAAGTCGCTTATCGCTTTGTTGGTAAAACATCTCGCAGCGATGGTTTCCGAGGTTTACAAAATGACCGTGATGAAGTTTATGGTTCTATAAAGTTTGTACCAAGCACAACTCAAGACATCATGCTTTCTGCAGCCTTTATTGAAGATGCATTAGCGGTAGATTCAATTGGCGATCCAATCCGTAGCTTCGATTCACGTTTGGTTGGTGGTAAAAAAGCCAGCGAAGTGACTTGGGAAGATCTTGTAAATGACCCAAGTGGTAATGGAACTCAGCTTACTGTAGAGCAACGTAAACAGCTTGCTGCATCTTTACGTGCTGGTGACGGTGAAACGCCATTTAGACTTGGTGGTAACGGCTTAATTTCGCCACTATCAAAAGCAAACAAAGGTAAAGAACTTCGTTTTAAGTTGACGCATAACTATCACTTTACTGATAACCTATTTTTAAACCAACAGCTACAGTATCGCGATTATAAAACAGGCTTTACTCGTCAAACTGGTGCATACAATTACGTCTACATGCAACGTTCACCAGCGCGTGGAGCTAAACCAATTATCCATGAAAGTGAGCGCGCACCACTAGTTATTGATGGCAAGCTTCACCCGTTTGCGGCACGTCGTCAAGAATACCGTCGTGTCAATGCGGATGAGAAATCTTGGCAGTACTTTGCTGACCTTCGTTATGACTTCGAAATTGGCGATATGAATAACGAACTTTTAGTTAATGCTAACTATGAAGATCGTGAAATTGATTTAAAACAAGAGTCTATCTGGGATAAAGATTACACCATCAAAAACAAAGATAAAGAAGTCATTTATCGTGGGTCTTTACCGTATATTTTAGATATTCGTAACCCTAACTGGCCGACAAAATCATTTGATGATTACAACCCACTACTTACCTCAAACTACTTGAAGTCTGTAAAAGCATGGGGCGTAGGTGTTCAGCATGTGGGTTATTGGACAGATCAAATAACAACTCGTGTTGGTGTTGCTTTCAATGAGATTGAACAAGCCTACAAACACCGTGGTGTAGACCCTAAAAGAGGCGATGCTGCACCTAAACCAGAAGCTGACAGTAAAGATAATGGTATTACCTATAACTTAGGTATCACCTATATGCCAATTGAAAACATATCTATCTTTGTTAACCATGCAAAAGGCAGAACAGCATACAGCGTACTGGGTAGTATTGGGTTAAACGATCAAAAACGTGAAGACTCTGAATCTATCAGTAATGATTTAGGCTTCCGTTTCAAAGGGTTTGATGATCAACTTTTAGCTTCATTAGTATTCTTTAAAACTGCTCGTACTAACATTCAGTACAACAATAGAAAATATAAAAATGAACAGGAAACACCAGGTATTCCACAATTCTTCTTCGACAAAGAAGAAAAAACCAAAGGTGTTGAACTAGACGTGAATGCACTATTGAATGAACAATGGAAATTCAATGTGAATGCATTATACCAAGATGCCTATGAAGCGGCGGTTAAAGGCCAAGAGTCCGGTAAAAAGAAAGGTGTACCTCGTGCAACAGCATCGACTTGGGTAACTTATACCAACACAATGTTCGGCCTTTCTAACCCGTTATCATTAAGTGCTGGTGTGAAATATATGGACAAGCGTACAACTGGATCAAAATGGTTTGGTGTACCAAACGGTTATGTACCGGCTTATACCGTTGTTGATACAGCAGCTAGCTACCAAGTACAAAATTGGACATTTAAGCTGAATCTGAACAATTTGTTCAACAAGTATTACTACAAAAAAGCGTTATTCCAAGGTGGCTTACCGGGTGAAGAGCGCAACGTTAAGTTAACCGTTAGCTACAAGCTTTAA